A window of Amycolatopsis australiensis contains these coding sequences:
- a CDS encoding MarR family winged helix-turn-helix transcriptional regulator yields the protein MGSDDTDDDVRVELMRELKTASQLQHAWIMQAWQEQPGLHPAAAMLLSDLAKNGEARPSELAKRRFVDLSVVSRQITQLSAAGLVDRRPAPEDGRASLVSVSEKGRAELARWRANYLEFMEQALGGWDDERVTDLTARLAEMNADLRRALGSAACFAGSK from the coding sequence ATGGGCTCCGACGACACCGACGACGACGTCCGGGTCGAGCTCATGCGCGAGCTGAAGACCGCGTCGCAGCTCCAGCACGCCTGGATCATGCAGGCCTGGCAGGAGCAGCCGGGGCTGCACCCGGCGGCCGCGATGCTGCTGTCGGACCTGGCGAAGAACGGCGAAGCGCGGCCGTCCGAGCTGGCGAAACGCCGGTTCGTCGACCTTTCGGTGGTCAGCAGGCAGATCACGCAGCTGTCCGCCGCCGGGCTGGTCGACCGCCGTCCCGCGCCCGAAGACGGCCGGGCGTCGCTGGTGAGCGTGTCCGAGAAGGGCCGCGCCGAACTCGCCCGCTGGCGGGCCAACTACCTCGAATTCATGGAGCAGGCGCTCGGCGGCTGGGACGACGAGCGCGTCACCGACCTCACCGCGCGGCTGGCCGAGATGAACGCCGACCTCCGCCGCGCCTTGGGTAGCGCGGCCTGCTTCGCCGGGTCCAAGTGA
- a CDS encoding DUF305 domain-containing protein, which produces MRVLLAVVALLLAGCGATAAPPAYNAADVMFLQMLVPQNEQGIEIVRLAADRQVPGELKVLAAAIESTQRTETEDMRGWLRAWGQPETMDMNPQVHAGHGGMKMTSPDLVGDLRKAPDAEFTRKFLDVLTGQQQGAVELAQTENGPAGGVNTQARDLARRVIESRTAEVKQLLNFKA; this is translated from the coding sequence ATGAGAGTGCTGCTGGCCGTCGTCGCGCTGCTGCTGGCCGGCTGCGGCGCGACGGCGGCCCCACCCGCGTACAACGCGGCCGACGTGATGTTCCTGCAGATGCTGGTTCCCCAGAACGAGCAGGGGATCGAGATCGTCCGGCTGGCCGCGGACCGCCAGGTGCCGGGCGAGCTGAAGGTCCTGGCCGCGGCGATCGAGTCGACTCAGCGGACCGAGACCGAGGACATGCGGGGCTGGCTCCGAGCGTGGGGACAGCCCGAGACGATGGACATGAACCCCCAGGTCCACGCGGGCCACGGCGGCATGAAGATGACGTCGCCGGATCTGGTCGGGGATCTGCGGAAGGCACCGGACGCCGAGTTCACGCGCAAGTTCCTGGACGTGCTGACGGGCCAGCAGCAGGGCGCGGTGGAGCTGGCCCAGACGGAGAACGGCCCGGCGGGCGGGGTGAACACCCAGGCCCGCGACCTGGCGCGGCGCGTGATCGAGTCCCGGACGGCGGAGGTCAAGCAGCTGCTGAACTTCAAGGCGTGA
- a CDS encoding heat shock protein transcriptional repressor HspR, whose amino-acid sequence MLGGMPPEGDEETPVFVISVAAQLAGMHAQTLRTYDRQGLVSPGRTAGGGRRYSMRDIALLREVQRLSQEDGVNLAGIKRIIELENQVDALRARVSELTEELAAAYAAAEQAAAAAHASYRRDLVPLNQQTAMVVWRPKRR is encoded by the coding sequence ATGTTGGGCGGGATGCCCCCGGAAGGCGACGAGGAAACCCCCGTGTTCGTCATCTCGGTAGCGGCGCAGCTGGCCGGGATGCACGCGCAGACGTTGCGCACCTACGACCGGCAGGGCCTGGTGTCCCCGGGCCGCACCGCCGGTGGCGGGCGGCGCTACTCGATGCGGGACATCGCGCTGCTGCGCGAGGTCCAGCGCCTCTCGCAGGAGGACGGCGTCAACCTGGCCGGCATCAAGCGCATCATCGAGCTGGAGAACCAGGTCGACGCGCTGCGGGCCCGGGTCAGCGAGCTGACCGAGGAACTCGCCGCGGCGTACGCGGCGGCCGAGCAGGCCGCGGCGGCGGCGCACGCGTCCTACCGCCGGGACCTGGTGCCGCTCAACCAGCAGACGGCGATGGTGGTCTGGCGCCCCAAGCGCCGCTGA
- a CDS encoding globin domain-containing protein: protein MTADSVSPLPRSSAPREAPAAVAAMVRLIRDSWAKSEPYIAEISQFFYGMLFTLAPTTRDFFPINMEIQRGRLVRALVHIVQMVDRPDDLAPFLRQLGRDHRKFGVVPRHYEAVGTALLASLKNHLGPEWTPEVERAWAEAFTIVARAMQDAAAADTNPPSWQATVVEHRRLTWDLALVRLLPDQPVPYLPGQYVSVEVPQRPRLWRYLSPANAPREDGGIEFHVRAIDGGWVSRAIVSHTQPGDVWRLGPPLGRMTVDRETSRGVLMVAGGTGVAPLRAILDHLALWGENPKTYLFYGGPSREDLYDLDELRALASTNPWLTVTPVVERGGDVPGYEQGTLAEAVTRYGAWPGHDILVSGSPAMIRATVSRMLVAGSALDQIQYDPFTID, encoded by the coding sequence ATGACAGCCGACTCGGTCAGCCCGCTCCCCAGGTCCTCGGCCCCGCGTGAAGCGCCCGCGGCCGTCGCCGCGATGGTCCGGCTCATCCGGGACAGCTGGGCGAAGTCGGAGCCCTACATCGCGGAGATCTCGCAGTTCTTCTACGGGATGCTGTTCACCCTCGCGCCGACCACGCGTGACTTCTTCCCGATCAACATGGAGATCCAGCGCGGCAGGCTGGTGCGCGCGCTGGTGCACATCGTGCAGATGGTGGACCGGCCCGACGACCTCGCGCCGTTCCTGCGCCAGCTCGGCCGCGACCACCGCAAGTTCGGCGTGGTGCCGCGGCACTACGAAGCCGTCGGCACCGCGCTGCTGGCGTCGCTGAAGAACCACCTCGGCCCGGAATGGACCCCCGAGGTCGAACGCGCCTGGGCGGAGGCGTTCACCATCGTCGCCCGTGCCATGCAGGACGCGGCCGCGGCCGACACGAACCCGCCGTCGTGGCAGGCCACCGTCGTCGAGCACCGGCGGCTGACCTGGGACCTCGCGCTGGTCCGGCTGCTGCCCGACCAGCCGGTGCCCTACCTGCCGGGCCAGTACGTCAGCGTCGAAGTCCCGCAGCGGCCGCGGCTGTGGCGCTACCTCTCGCCGGCGAACGCGCCGCGCGAGGACGGCGGCATCGAGTTCCACGTCCGCGCGATCGACGGCGGCTGGGTGTCCCGCGCCATCGTCAGCCACACCCAGCCCGGCGACGTCTGGCGGCTCGGCCCGCCACTCGGCCGGATGACAGTGGACCGTGAGACGTCACGCGGTGTGCTCATGGTCGCGGGCGGAACGGGCGTCGCGCCGCTGCGCGCGATCCTCGACCACCTCGCCCTCTGGGGCGAGAACCCGAAGACGTACCTGTTCTACGGCGGCCCGAGCCGCGAAGACCTGTACGACCTCGACGAGCTGCGCGCGCTCGCCTCCACCAACCCGTGGCTGACCGTCACGCCGGTGGTGGAGCGCGGCGGCGACGTCCCCGGGTACGAGCAGGGCACGCTGGCCGAGGCGGTCACGCGGTACGGGGCCTGGCCGGGGCACGACATCCTGGTGTCCGGCTCGCCGGCGATGATCCGCGCGACGGTGTCGCGCATGCTCGTGGCGGGCAGCGCGCTGGACCAGATCCAGTACGACCCGTTCACGATCGACTGA
- a CDS encoding lytic polysaccharide monooxygenase — translation MTWNRKFVAAAAGVLLAPVLVVVLPATVASAHGYVSDPPSRQANCAAGKVPDCGDIVYEPQSVEGPKGLRSCDGGNSRFAELSDESKPWPAKSVGTTVTFNWVFTARHATANYEYYIGNTRVANIPGNNQQPPSTVSHTVNLAGYSGRVKVLAIWNISDTANAFYSCVDLQIGGGGPTTPPPTTTTTRPPTTTTTAPPTTSTPPSSGTWTAGTAYQVGDVVTYNGVSYRCIQPHTAIAGWEPPNTPALWQRQ, via the coding sequence ATGACCTGGAACAGAAAATTCGTCGCGGCCGCCGCCGGTGTCCTGCTCGCCCCGGTGCTGGTCGTCGTCCTCCCCGCCACCGTCGCGAGCGCCCACGGATACGTCTCGGACCCGCCCAGCCGGCAGGCCAACTGCGCGGCCGGGAAGGTGCCGGACTGCGGTGACATCGTCTATGAGCCCCAGAGCGTCGAAGGCCCCAAGGGGCTGCGAAGCTGCGACGGCGGCAACTCCCGCTTCGCGGAGCTGTCGGACGAGTCGAAGCCGTGGCCCGCGAAGTCCGTGGGCACGACGGTGACGTTCAACTGGGTGTTCACCGCCCGGCACGCCACCGCGAACTACGAGTACTACATCGGCAACACGCGCGTCGCGAACATCCCCGGCAACAACCAGCAGCCGCCGTCGACCGTCTCGCACACGGTGAACCTGGCGGGCTACTCGGGCCGGGTGAAGGTCCTCGCGATCTGGAACATCTCCGACACGGCCAACGCGTTCTACAGTTGCGTCGACCTCCAGATCGGCGGCGGTGGCCCGACCACGCCGCCGCCCACCACGACCACGACGCGGCCGCCGACCACCACGACGACGGCGCCGCCCACCACGTCGACGCCGCCGTCGAGCGGCACGTGGACGGCCGGCACGGCGTACCAGGTGGGTGACGTCGTGACGTACAACGGCGTGAGCTACCGCTGCATCCAGCCGCACACGGCCATCGCGGGCTGGGAGCCGCCGAACACGCCGGCGCTGTGGCAGCGTCAATGA
- the dnaJ gene encoding molecular chaperone DnaJ, whose protein sequence is MSAREWIGKDFYRELGVSSDATADEIKKAYRKLAKENHPDANAGNAQAEQKFKAVSEAYGVLSDPAKRKEYDEARRLFGGGGGFNFPGGGGAGGFDVGDIFGQAGAGQAGGFGGLGDILGGLFGRGRASAGATANRPQRGADVETDVRIDFTEAVKGATLPLRLSSPATCATCGGNGARPGTSPRTCPTCAGAGLVSRSQGAFAFSEPCRDCRGRGTIIDDPCPECGGEGVSTRTRTLTVRIPPGVDDDQRIRLAGQGEPGRGGAQAGDLYVRVHVAPHALFGRKGLDLTITVPVDFTELALGTTITVPTLEGKVSLKVPPGTASGRVLRVRGKGIAKRDGSQGDLLVTLQAAIPAKLDGKAREALQAYAEAMAGHDPRPEITELLQGR, encoded by the coding sequence ATGAGTGCACGGGAATGGATCGGTAAGGACTTCTACCGTGAACTGGGCGTCTCCTCCGACGCCACCGCGGACGAAATCAAGAAGGCCTACCGCAAGCTGGCCAAGGAGAACCACCCGGACGCCAACGCCGGCAACGCGCAGGCCGAGCAGAAGTTCAAAGCGGTTTCCGAGGCCTACGGCGTGCTGTCCGACCCCGCCAAGCGCAAGGAGTACGACGAAGCGCGGCGGCTGTTCGGCGGCGGGGGCGGGTTCAACTTCCCCGGCGGCGGCGGTGCCGGCGGCTTCGACGTGGGCGACATCTTCGGCCAGGCCGGCGCCGGTCAGGCGGGCGGTTTCGGCGGGCTCGGCGACATCCTGGGCGGGCTGTTCGGCCGTGGCCGGGCGTCGGCGGGCGCGACGGCGAACCGGCCGCAGCGCGGCGCCGACGTCGAGACGGACGTCCGGATCGACTTCACCGAGGCGGTCAAGGGCGCGACCCTGCCGCTGCGGCTGTCGAGCCCGGCGACCTGCGCCACGTGCGGCGGCAACGGTGCCCGGCCGGGCACGTCGCCGCGGACCTGCCCGACCTGTGCCGGGGCGGGGCTGGTCAGCCGCAGCCAGGGCGCGTTCGCCTTCTCGGAGCCGTGCCGCGACTGCCGCGGCCGCGGCACGATCATCGATGACCCGTGCCCGGAGTGCGGCGGCGAAGGCGTGAGCACCCGGACCCGCACGCTGACTGTGCGGATCCCGCCGGGCGTCGACGACGACCAGCGGATCAGGCTGGCCGGCCAGGGCGAGCCCGGCCGGGGCGGCGCGCAGGCGGGCGACCTGTACGTCCGGGTGCACGTGGCCCCGCACGCGCTGTTCGGGCGCAAGGGGCTCGACCTGACGATCACCGTTCCGGTGGACTTCACCGAGCTGGCGCTCGGCACCACGATCACGGTGCCGACGCTCGAAGGCAAGGTCTCGCTCAAGGTGCCGCCGGGCACCGCGAGCGGACGGGTGCTGCGCGTGCGCGGCAAGGGCATCGCCAAACGCGACGGTTCGCAGGGTGACCTGCTCGTCACCCTCCAGGCGGCGATTCCCGCCAAACTGGACGGCAAGGCGCGCGAAGCACTGCAGGCGTACGCCGAGGCGATGGCCGGGCACGACCCCCGGCCCGAGATCACCGAGCTGCTGCAAGGTAGGTGA
- a CDS encoding dienelactone hydrolase family protein: MEMTIPVPDGTIGGYLAEPAGAGPHPGVVLIHDAFGLSQDTKNITDRFAAEGFLALSPDLYARGGMRHCVRRVFSDMFANQGRTFDDIEAARTLLAGREDCTGRIGIAGFCMGGGFALVAAARGFEASAPYYGQLPKNLSVLDDACPIVASFGKKDFSLRGAAAKLEAALTEREIPHDVKEYPGASHGFANKIEVAPPLNLLLKVVGFTYHHEASEDAWRRVTSFFGEHLQEPARPSH; encoded by the coding sequence ATGGAGATGACCATTCCGGTTCCGGACGGCACCATCGGCGGCTACCTGGCGGAGCCCGCGGGCGCGGGGCCGCACCCGGGCGTCGTGCTCATCCACGACGCGTTCGGGCTGAGCCAGGACACGAAGAACATCACCGACCGCTTCGCCGCCGAGGGCTTCCTCGCGCTCAGCCCGGACCTGTACGCGCGTGGGGGCATGCGCCACTGCGTACGCCGGGTGTTCTCGGACATGTTCGCCAACCAGGGCCGCACGTTCGACGACATCGAGGCGGCCCGCACGCTGCTGGCCGGCCGCGAAGACTGCACGGGCCGAATCGGCATCGCCGGGTTCTGCATGGGTGGCGGCTTCGCGCTCGTGGCGGCGGCACGTGGCTTCGAGGCGTCCGCGCCCTACTACGGCCAGCTGCCGAAGAACCTTTCCGTGCTCGACGACGCGTGCCCGATCGTCGCGAGCTTCGGGAAGAAGGACTTCTCGCTGCGCGGCGCGGCGGCGAAGCTCGAAGCGGCGCTCACCGAGCGCGAGATCCCGCACGACGTCAAGGAGTATCCGGGCGCCAGCCACGGGTTCGCCAACAAGATCGAGGTCGCGCCGCCGCTGAACCTGCTGCTCAAGGTCGTCGGATTCACCTATCACCACGAAGCGTCCGAAGACGCGTGGCGCCGAGTGACGTCGTTCTTCGGCGAACACCTGCAGGAACCGGCCCGACCTTCGCACTGA
- a CDS encoding globin domain-containing protein, producing MVRLIRESFAAVEPKADELAQYFYGALFAVAPDCRDLFPASMANQRSRLLRALVYVVQMVDRPDELVTFLSQLGRDHRKFAVVSRHYDAVGVALLAALKRFLKEKWTYEVESAWQTAYGLIAKTMRAAAQAETGPAWWAATVLEHRKLTRDVALVKVRTEGLLPYRAGGYVSVEVPQRPRLWRYFSPANAPRGDGELVFHVRAVPGGWVSGSIVNHTRPGDVWRLGPSMGVLNVRPTTTKRRLLMIAGGTGITPMLAILDDLARWKRNPPVHLFFGGRRPEDLYAYDDLRRFAATAPWLTVTPVTEEGALAGGDRGTLAHAVTQRGVWRDHDVLVSGSPPMIQATIAKLLAHGVELERVAYDPFTLD from the coding sequence CTGGTCAGGCTGATCCGTGAAAGCTTCGCGGCGGTCGAGCCGAAAGCCGATGAACTGGCGCAATACTTCTACGGCGCGTTGTTCGCGGTCGCGCCGGATTGCCGTGACCTGTTCCCGGCGAGCATGGCGAACCAGCGGAGCCGGTTGCTGCGCGCGCTCGTGTACGTCGTCCAGATGGTCGACCGGCCCGACGAGCTCGTGACGTTCCTCAGCCAGCTCGGCCGTGACCACCGCAAGTTCGCCGTCGTCTCGCGCCATTACGACGCCGTCGGCGTCGCGCTGCTGGCGGCGCTCAAGCGGTTCCTCAAGGAAAAGTGGACCTACGAGGTGGAATCCGCGTGGCAGACGGCGTACGGGCTCATCGCGAAGACCATGCGCGCGGCCGCGCAGGCCGAGACCGGTCCGGCGTGGTGGGCCGCGACCGTGCTGGAGCACCGCAAGCTCACCCGCGACGTCGCGCTGGTCAAGGTGCGCACCGAGGGCCTCCTGCCGTACCGCGCGGGCGGGTACGTCAGCGTGGAGGTGCCGCAGCGGCCGCGGCTGTGGCGGTACTTCTCGCCGGCGAACGCGCCGCGCGGCGACGGCGAGCTGGTCTTCCACGTGCGTGCGGTGCCCGGCGGCTGGGTGAGCGGCAGCATCGTCAACCACACGAGACCGGGCGACGTCTGGCGCCTCGGGCCGTCGATGGGCGTGCTGAACGTGCGGCCGACGACCACCAAGCGGCGGCTGCTGATGATCGCCGGCGGCACCGGGATCACGCCGATGCTGGCCATCCTCGACGACCTCGCGCGCTGGAAGCGGAACCCGCCGGTGCACCTGTTCTTCGGCGGCCGAAGACCGGAAGACCTGTACGCGTACGACGACCTGCGCCGGTTCGCCGCGACGGCGCCGTGGCTGACGGTCACCCCGGTCACCGAGGAGGGCGCGCTGGCGGGCGGTGACCGCGGCACGCTCGCCCACGCCGTGACCCAGCGTGGGGTGTGGCGCGACCACGACGTGCTCGTGTCCGGGTCGCCGCCGATGATCCAGGCGACCATCGCGAAGCTGCTGGCGCACGGCGTCGAGCTGGAACGCGTCGCCTACGACCCGTTCACCCTCGACTGA
- a CDS encoding MFS transporter, translating to MTRSRVALLCALGIDNFGSGLFLPLALVYVTQVVGVPLAMAGTAVTLGTVGGLVVPPLAGRLVDRVGPRVVVIAAQLLQAAGAGAYLLAGSAGPVVAAAVLLATGQQLFYSSLFVLIADVAGDVPKDRPFAEAGMVRAGCFGLGGLAAATLLTWLGTSGYRIALAVDAVTFFVAALILAFFVPLARPHKQHGERPARVLRDRPYLALILFSGLFGLSLDFFLIGTPVFVLDRLHGPVWLPGAILALLTVLTSVGGTLALRLTARLTRIAAMRAGSALFAAWCAVSLGVLLVPDGWRVVYLLVSTLVFAAGDLVFGPRSGALAEAAAPPVARGRYLAAYQYAFTVAQVLAPAVVALFSVADWLPWVLVGTCAGLAVAGLGMLGSRLPASAVAPGQS from the coding sequence GTGACGCGTAGCCGGGTCGCACTGCTGTGCGCGCTGGGGATCGACAACTTCGGCTCAGGTCTGTTCCTCCCGTTGGCGCTGGTCTACGTGACGCAGGTGGTCGGCGTGCCGCTCGCGATGGCGGGCACGGCCGTCACGCTCGGCACGGTCGGCGGGCTCGTGGTGCCGCCGTTGGCCGGACGGCTCGTGGACCGCGTCGGGCCGCGGGTCGTGGTGATCGCCGCGCAGCTGCTGCAGGCCGCCGGCGCGGGCGCCTACCTGCTCGCCGGCAGCGCGGGCCCGGTCGTGGCCGCCGCGGTCCTGCTCGCCACCGGGCAGCAGCTGTTCTACAGCTCCCTGTTCGTGCTCATCGCCGACGTCGCGGGCGACGTCCCGAAGGACCGGCCGTTCGCCGAGGCGGGCATGGTCCGGGCCGGCTGCTTCGGGCTGGGCGGTCTCGCGGCGGCCACCCTGCTGACCTGGCTCGGCACGTCCGGGTACCGGATCGCGCTGGCCGTCGACGCGGTGACGTTCTTCGTCGCGGCCCTGATCCTCGCTTTCTTCGTGCCGCTCGCCCGGCCGCACAAGCAGCACGGCGAGCGGCCGGCGCGCGTGCTGCGCGACCGGCCGTATCTCGCGTTGATCCTCTTCAGCGGCCTCTTCGGGCTCTCGCTCGACTTCTTCCTGATCGGCACGCCGGTGTTCGTGCTCGACCGGCTGCACGGCCCGGTCTGGCTGCCCGGCGCGATCCTCGCCCTGCTCACCGTGCTGACGAGTGTCGGCGGCACGCTGGCGCTGCGGCTCACCGCGCGGCTGACCCGGATCGCGGCGATGCGGGCCGGCTCGGCGTTGTTCGCCGCGTGGTGCGCGGTCAGCCTCGGCGTGCTGCTCGTGCCCGACGGCTGGCGCGTCGTGTACCTGCTGGTCTCGACGCTGGTGTTCGCCGCCGGTGACCTGGTCTTCGGCCCGCGGTCGGGTGCGCTGGCCGAAGCCGCGGCACCGCCGGTCGCCCGCGGCCGTTATCTCGCCGCGTACCAATACGCGTTCACGGTGGCGCAGGTCCTCGCGCCCGCCGTGGTCGCGTTGTTCTCGGTCGCCGACTGGTTACCCTGGGTGCTGGTCGGGACGTGTGCGGGACTCGCCGTGGCCGGGCTCGGGATGCTGGGCTCCCGGTTGCCGGCGAGCGCCGTCGCACCCGGTCAGAGTTGA
- a CDS encoding ATP-binding cassette domain-containing protein, with translation MNPLATEHAHLRAESVGVTLGSRRVLHDVSVTVSARSRLAIVGENGRGKTTLLHVLAGLRAPDHGTVHRTGTIGLARQALPFRSGETVGTLTTEALREAHNALRELEAAAADFAAEGAEDRYAAALDVATRLDAWDAERRVDVALEALDACTHRTRELDTLSVGQRYRVRLACLLGARHDFLLLDEPGNHLDADGLAFLTARLRAHDGGVVLVSHDRALLADVANEFLDLDPSQDGRPRRYAGGYDAWQDGRRRDRERWVQEFEEQQDTHRQLTVAVAQARDRLSTGWRPDKGTGRHQRQTRAPGVVQALNRERAALEAHRVTVPEPPMSLRWPDLGTRTRTGLVRVTGVRVEGRLDGPVTLALDHGDRLLVTGPNGAGKSTLLSVLAGQLTPTSGAVRHRPGARVALIGQEVPAWPEHLTARQLFERAALPLSGMGLLETEALRTPVGRMSQGQQRRLDLALRLATRPDVLIFDEPTNHLSAVLVDELTEALLTTPAAVVVATHDRRMLDDLAAWPRLEL, from the coding sequence TTGAACCCCCTTGCGACCGAACACGCCCACCTGCGCGCGGAAAGCGTCGGCGTCACGCTCGGCTCCCGCCGCGTCCTGCACGACGTGAGCGTCACCGTTTCCGCCCGTTCGCGGCTGGCGATCGTCGGTGAGAACGGGCGCGGCAAGACCACGCTGCTGCACGTCCTCGCCGGGCTGCGGGCGCCCGACCACGGCACCGTCCACCGGACGGGCACGATCGGCCTCGCCCGGCAGGCGCTGCCCTTCCGGTCCGGCGAGACCGTCGGCACGCTCACCACCGAAGCCCTGCGCGAAGCCCACAACGCACTGCGAGAACTCGAAGCGGCAGCAGCGGACTTCGCGGCCGAAGGCGCCGAAGATCGTTACGCCGCCGCACTCGACGTGGCCACGCGCCTCGACGCCTGGGACGCCGAACGCCGCGTCGACGTCGCCCTTGAAGCCCTCGACGCCTGCACCCACCGGACCCGCGAACTGGACACGCTCTCGGTCGGGCAGCGCTACCGCGTCCGTCTGGCCTGCCTGCTCGGCGCCCGGCACGACTTCCTGCTGCTCGACGAACCCGGCAACCACCTCGACGCCGACGGCCTGGCCTTCCTCACCGCTCGCCTGCGTGCCCACGACGGCGGCGTCGTGCTGGTCAGCCACGACCGTGCCCTGCTGGCCGACGTCGCGAACGAGTTCCTCGACCTCGATCCCAGCCAGGACGGCCGCCCGCGCCGGTATGCCGGTGGCTACGACGCCTGGCAGGACGGCCGTCGCCGCGACCGCGAGCGCTGGGTGCAGGAATTCGAGGAACAGCAGGACACGCACCGGCAGCTCACGGTCGCGGTGGCGCAGGCCCGCGACCGGCTCAGCACCGGCTGGCGACCGGACAAGGGCACCGGGCGGCACCAGCGCCAGACCCGCGCTCCCGGTGTCGTCCAGGCGCTCAACCGGGAACGCGCGGCGCTGGAGGCGCACCGCGTGACCGTGCCGGAGCCGCCGATGTCGTTGCGCTGGCCCGACCTCGGCACCCGCACGCGCACGGGGTTGGTGCGCGTGACCGGTGTCCGCGTCGAAGGGCGCCTTGACGGTCCGGTGACGCTCGCACTCGACCACGGCGACCGGCTGCTCGTCACCGGACCGAACGGCGCGGGAAAGTCGACGCTGCTGTCGGTCCTCGCGGGTCAGCTCACGCCGACGAGCGGCGCGGTCCGGCACCGGCCCGGCGCGCGGGTGGCGTTGATCGGCCAGGAAGTCCCGGCGTGGCCGGAGCACCTCACCGCTCGTCAGCTGTTCGAACGTGCCGCGCTTCCGCTTTCCGGCATGGGGCTCCTCGAAACCGAGGCACTGAGGACTCCAGTCGGGCGCATGTCCCAGGGCCAGCAGCGGCGGCTCGACCTGGCCCTGCGGCTGGCGACGCGGCCGGACGTGCTGATCTTCGACGAGCCGACCAACCACCTGTCGGCAGTGCTCGTCGACGAGCTGACCGAAGCCCTGCTCACCACGCCGGCCGCGGTGGTCGTCGCGACGCACGACCGCCGGATGCTGGACGACCTCGCCGCCTGGCCGCGGCTGGAGCTCTGA